A window of Limosilactobacillus reuteri genomic DNA:
GGTTCGTAACCTGGGCCAGCGTCACTGGCCAAAAAGATCGTTTGACCGGCAAGCTTATAATGGCGGTCTAAATAATCACTTAGTCGTGCTTCAAGCCGTCCTTGGTGCCCAACACTGAGAAAGTCATGCCGATTAATGATTTGATTAGCTACTCGCTCATAAACCCGATAATGGTGCACAAGAGTCAGCTGACCTGCTTCTTTTTTACCTTTAATCATAAAGGCATCACCCTCAATAGTTAAATTTTTAGGCATATGGCGAGGAGTAGCTTGGTGTTCTTTTGCTTGAGTTTGTTTAGCTACCTGATTTCCTAACTCATGCACGGCGTGCATTACCGAATCGGCAGTAATTCCGCTGTCAAATACAAGGTTCAAAATGTCGGCAGTATTGCGCATTGTAGTTGTTTGGGCAATCTTAGCCATCATCATTAAGTAGTGTGGCGATAAACGACGACGTGGTTTAATTTTTAATTGTTGGTCTAAGTAAAATTCACGTTTCTTTGTCCCAGCCTGATAATACCGTCGTTGAAAAGTCACCGGGCCAAAGATAAAATTAAGCGTCCGTGGCTGTTTATTGATTACTTGATAGTTCGCTGGAGCTTGGGACTTTAAGCTTCGATCTAAGCTTTCCAAAAAGTTTTGCATGATTACTTGTCCTAACTCCAATACACCTTTTAAAATAATCTGTTCAGCTTCAAATAAACTGCCTGATTTCACCAAATTCTGCTCGATTTCTGTTAAAATATCCATGAGGAAAGACCTGCCTTTGCTTAGTATTCGACGGCTATAATGCCCTCTGAGTATACAGATGAAATAGAAAATTCATCTTATACTCGGAGGGCTTTTTCTATGGGAAGAAAATCTAAATACTCAGCAGAGGAAAAACTCTTAATCCTCAATGAAGTTTTACGAAATGGAATCCATAAGGTAATAACTAAGTACAAGATTAGCCAAAAAACTATCAGGCGGTGGAGTCTTCTATACAAGTATCAGGGAATGCCAGGACTTCAAACAAGTCATCATAATCAAAGCTACTCTAAAGAATTTAAAAACTCATTGGTTGAACAATATCAACAAACAGATGAGGCATTAGATTTATTTGCGATAAAACACGGTTTACGATCTCAAAGGCAACTAGAACAATGGATTATCCGGTATAATGAATCTAACTTAAAGGCCTATACGCCAAGAAAGCGAGATTCAAAAATGAGTGGACGAAAGACTGACTTTGAAGAACGACTTACTATCATTGAAGAGTTGATTAAGCATGATGTGAACTACAATTGGGCAGTTGAAAAGTACCATATTAGTTACCAACAAGTTTATGGCTGGTATCAAAAGTATCGCAAAAGCGGTAATGACCCAGAATCACTTCGTGATCGCCGAGGCAAAGCTAAGCCAGAAGAGAAGTGGACGGAAGTTGACCGACTCAAGGCAGAAAATCGCTTATTAAGGGCTCAGCTAGAAAAGCAAGAGATGGAGATTGCGTTCGCAAAAAAATTAACAGAAATACGCAATCGGGAGGTGGAAAAGGACTCCGGTACCAAGCCATCAAAGAACTA
This region includes:
- a CDS encoding helix-turn-helix domain-containing protein, whose amino-acid sequence is MGRKSKYSAEEKLLILNEVLRNGIHKVITKYKISQKTIRRWSLLYKYQGMPGLQTSHHNQSYSKEFKNSLVEQYQQTDEALDLFAIKHGLRSQRQLEQWIIRYNESNLKAYTPRKRDSKMSGRKTDFEERLTIIEELIKHDVNYNWAVEKYHISYQQVYGWYQKYRKSGNDPESLRDRRGKAKPEEKWTEVDRLKAENRLLRAQLEKQEMEIAFAKKLTEIRNREVEKDSGTKPSKN
- a CDS encoding ISLre2-like element ISLre2 family transposase, coding for MLSKGRSFLMDILTEIEQNLVKSGSLFEAEQIILKGVLELGQVIMQNFLESLDRSLKSQAPANYQVINKQPRTLNFIFGPVTFQRRYYQAGTKKREFYLDQQLKIKPRRRLSPHYLMMMAKIAQTTTMRNTADILNLVFDSGITADSVMHAVHELGNQVAKQTQAKEHQATPRHMPKNLTIEGDAFMIKGKKEAGQLTLVHHYRVYERVANQIINRHDFLSVGHQGRLEARLSDYLDRHYKLAGQTIFLASDAGPGYEPAKLLSLVPQGAHGEYFLDRYHCLQKIEHTLGRHNELAMRAIKAVRHHDQAELTIILDTYESQNLTEKQADDLMRLRKYLQRNWRYILSPQMRGFKDIHLIGSVESSHRAFTYRMKKQGKSWTKQGAKAMIGLIEARMNGELQASLNTILEQLTVLPRVAQTSLLQEMHIRTGEFLRKAPTKPSIGAVQGIIPINTVTSRPMGQLFKALTH